The following are encoded together in the Deltaproteobacteria bacterium RIFCSPHIGHO2_02_FULL_44_16 genome:
- a CDS encoding cystathionine gamma-synthase, with protein MRFQTKVVHVGQKPESKTGAIVPPLYQTSTYAQEAPNKHQGFDYTRADNPNFQNLEMAIAALEGGKHAVVYSSGLGAAMALLMQLHSGDHVLAVDDVYGGTYRLLQHLKDRFQLDVSYVANNDVHAWQKAIRSNTKYIWLETPTNPLLKLVDLKTICAIGKKKKIRTIVDNTFATPCLQQPLALGADVVLHSTTKYIGGHSDVVGGALVMNESELAKELWRARMVYGLNPSPFDVWLTHRGLKTISVRVERQVKNAAALALFLEKQKKIRKVYYPGLSSHPDHHLAKKQMCGGGGMISIVLDADAQKLQSALGKMKIFTLAESLGAVESLVCHPATMTHASIPAKIREARGIDDTLVRFSIGIEDQEDLLEALQHFLKTI; from the coding sequence ATGCGTTTCCAAACCAAAGTTGTTCATGTGGGACAAAAGCCGGAGAGTAAAACAGGAGCAATTGTTCCTCCTCTTTATCAAACCTCCACCTACGCGCAAGAAGCGCCAAACAAACATCAGGGTTTTGATTATACGCGTGCCGATAATCCGAATTTTCAAAATCTCGAAATGGCCATTGCAGCTCTCGAAGGGGGGAAACATGCAGTGGTTTATTCCTCTGGTCTTGGCGCTGCGATGGCTCTTCTGATGCAGCTTCACTCGGGAGATCATGTTCTTGCAGTCGATGATGTCTATGGTGGCACGTATCGATTGCTTCAACATCTGAAAGATCGATTTCAGCTCGATGTCAGTTATGTTGCGAACAATGATGTTCATGCATGGCAAAAAGCGATTCGCTCCAACACAAAATATATTTGGCTCGAAACTCCGACAAATCCTCTCTTAAAACTCGTGGATCTCAAAACGATCTGTGCGATAGGCAAAAAAAAGAAGATTAGAACCATTGTTGATAACACTTTTGCGACTCCATGTCTTCAGCAACCCCTTGCTTTAGGCGCGGACGTTGTTCTTCATAGCACGACGAAATATATCGGTGGACATTCTGATGTTGTCGGAGGAGCGCTCGTGATGAACGAGAGTGAACTTGCGAAAGAACTCTGGAGAGCGCGAATGGTCTATGGACTCAACCCTTCACCTTTTGATGTCTGGTTGACTCACCGTGGTTTAAAAACAATTTCGGTTCGAGTGGAAAGGCAGGTAAAGAATGCTGCCGCGCTTGCTCTCTTTTTAGAGAAACAGAAAAAAATAAGAAAAGTTTATTATCCCGGGCTCTCGTCACATCCGGACCACCACCTTGCAAAAAAACAGATGTGTGGGGGAGGGGGGATGATCAGTATTGTTCTTGATGCCGATGCTCAAAAACTCCAGAGCGCTTTAGGAAAGATGAAAATTTTTACGCTCGCGGAGAGTTTAGGAGCTGTTGAATCCCTTGTCTGTCATCCTGCAACGATGACCCATGCTTCAATCCCTGCAAAAATACGTGAAGCGCGCGGTATTGATGATACGCTTGTACGGTTTTCGATCGGCATTGAAGATCAGGAAGATTTGTTAGAAGCCCTTCAGCACTTCCTCAAAACCATTTAA